The following coding sequences are from one Leptolyngbya sp. NIES-3755 window:
- a CDS encoding putative lipase (similar to AA sequence:cyanobase_aa:NIES39_L03300) — protein sequence MRNKGMIACMIAVSSIFGAEIASSKPIEEVCRSQNRKCDSILYTSKLIFPTYETDETKAREDLQKLGWQPDETFLREAKSFPVVDDQGKESATSIDAQAIISKRVVDGKTYYLFSFRGTEKTKPGDLTADANGTQTEFLGDAKVHRGFLDYTKSVYNDQKVREYVGEIAQKQINGQPYEVIVTGHSLGGAAAEVFSAILQTAASVPQDKIQNIVFGAPSVGNKAFTDRYLGRTIKAEIDLDPVPGATKFANNIPSWLLGGAYNHDFGELVTLQATQQTRDKYAAYDEQIKQLEKDRDSLAFWEIFKRREIEGRVDRLRLEKTLLLIDAHMDYTSSIENIYALIQIAALERANQMTVLNNCITSVNTTHIGSASCFVSRQPIQNLIFDQQNAAVNARPQSIQQQSQYTDGQIVRAPLDISLTWNQNTLLDLDSHLVTPNNEHIYFSQRGALDQAPNAFLYRDSIPDGGLRGAEQTRITRFQNGEYRFYVYNYSDSVGSNAARVAGPNGLSNSGATVQIYEGGASLTNIPNDPNTFDLNNPNVQRVGNPYPGDSTFSVPTNQPGNTWFVFRLDTRTGILQRVNRLGNSPNSSSVPNVR from the coding sequence ATGAGAAATAAAGGCATGATTGCTTGTATGATTGCGGTTTCCTCTATTTTTGGGGCAGAGATTGCTTCTTCAAAGCCGATCGAGGAAGTGTGTCGCTCTCAAAACCGTAAATGCGATTCAATTTTATATACATCCAAGCTGATCTTCCCCACTTACGAAACAGATGAAACGAAAGCTCGTGAAGATCTTCAGAAGTTGGGATGGCAACCAGACGAGACATTTCTTCGAGAGGCTAAGTCTTTTCCAGTGGTTGACGATCAGGGAAAAGAAAGTGCTACTTCAATTGACGCACAAGCAATTATCAGCAAACGAGTTGTTGATGGAAAAACTTATTATCTTTTTTCCTTTAGAGGAACAGAGAAGACAAAGCCGGGTGATCTAACGGCTGACGCTAATGGAACACAAACAGAATTTCTTGGGGATGCCAAAGTTCACAGAGGCTTTTTGGACTACACCAAATCAGTTTACAACGATCAAAAAGTTCGAGAATACGTCGGCGAAATTGCTCAAAAGCAAATTAACGGACAGCCCTATGAAGTGATTGTAACGGGTCATAGTTTAGGAGGAGCCGCTGCTGAGGTATTCTCAGCGATTCTACAAACTGCCGCAAGTGTTCCTCAAGACAAGATTCAAAACATTGTCTTTGGCGCTCCTTCTGTGGGAAACAAAGCCTTCACAGATCGCTACCTTGGTCGCACCATTAAAGCAGAAATTGATCTAGACCCAGTTCCTGGAGCAACTAAATTTGCAAATAATATTCCAAGTTGGTTGCTTGGTGGTGCATACAATCATGACTTTGGTGAGCTTGTAACGCTTCAAGCAACACAGCAAACTCGCGACAAGTATGCGGCTTATGATGAACAAATCAAGCAGTTAGAAAAGGACCGGGATAGCCTTGCATTCTGGGAGATCTTTAAAAGAAGAGAAATTGAAGGCAGGGTTGATAGACTTCGCCTTGAGAAGACCTTGTTGCTGATCGATGCACACATGGATTACACATCCAGTATTGAGAACATCTACGCACTGATCCAGATAGCAGCACTTGAACGTGCGAATCAAATGACTGTACTTAACAATTGCATTACGTCAGTCAATACAACTCACATCGGTAGTGCTTCCTGTTTTGTTAGTCGTCAACCCATCCAGAACTTAATTTTTGATCAACAAAACGCCGCAGTAAATGCACGACCTCAATCGATTCAACAGCAAAGTCAGTACACAGATGGTCAAATCGTTCGCGCTCCGTTGGACATCAGCTTAACCTGGAATCAAAATACGCTGCTTGATTTAGATTCTCACTTAGTGACACCGAACAATGAACACATCTACTTTTCTCAGCGTGGTGCACTTGATCAAGCTCCGAATGCGTTTCTGTATCGGGATAGCATTCCTGATGGTGGTCTTCGTGGGGCTGAACAAACTCGAATAACTCGATTTCAGAATGGGGAGTACCGCTTTTATGTCTATAACTACAGTGATTCTGTGGGAAGTAATGCAGCTAGAGTAGCAGGTCCCAATGGTCTTTCTAACTCTGGCGCAACTGTGCAAATCTATGAAGGTGGTGCATCGCTCACGAATATTCCAAATGATCCCAACACCTTTGATTTGAATAATCCAAACGTTCAGCGAGTTGGTAATCCTTATCCAGGTGATAGCACCTTTAGTGTTCCAACGAACCAACCTGGGAATACTTGGTTTGTGTTCAGGCTCGACACCCGCACCGGAATTCTTCAAAGAGTGAATCGTTTAGGCAATTCTCCAAACTCGTCGTCGGTTCCCAACGTGCGCTGA
- a CDS encoding hypothetical protein (hypothetical protein MicvaDRAFT_0692;~similar to AA sequence:cyanobase_aa:LBDG_36050) produces the protein MIHGLLWLPLLAAFIGLAYAGWNEYQTLETYRRWAEPFGRAKFDIYSVLGQKEDVLTVGKATRKAVTETESFSLKSVENIRLLVNDQSVDLNAPPSKGKKVALAFELSDRTIEVPFTQIGLAAKWGEVLTKDWQEMK, from the coding sequence ATGATTCATGGGCTGTTGTGGTTGCCATTGTTGGCAGCATTTATTGGACTGGCGTATGCGGGGTGGAATGAGTATCAAACGCTCGAAACTTATCGTCGCTGGGCAGAACCGTTTGGACGGGCGAAATTTGATATCTATTCGGTCTTGGGACAGAAAGAAGATGTTTTAACGGTTGGAAAGGCAACTCGAAAAGCAGTGACAGAAACAGAATCTTTTTCGTTGAAATCAGTGGAAAATATTCGATTGCTGGTGAATGATCAATCGGTCGATTTGAATGCGCCTCCGAGTAAAGGGAAAAAGGTCGCGTTGGCGTTTGAATTGAGCGATCGAACGATCGAGGTTCCTTTTACCCAAATTGGACTCGCGGCAAAATGGGGTGAAGTATTGACGAAAGACTGGCAGGAAATGAAATGA
- a CDS encoding hypothetical protein (similar to AA sequence:cyanobase_aa:Cyan7425_2129), producing MIQSDEHLDFLLSRALQHPAASLDRAKAMHRLLLKLQSLPGILRSSHPDYPFALNSTWIWLHKNIETFDIRSSWMQNANLETALVNWINSYLRYRIRDLETVKKLDHISIDRISASPDQRHLASQLVSPTLEGLEATIAQEHQQNQLKAYVKMTELLKSDPQGVLKSCHPKANPNCTCYEICQRYLLKPQPDTYAQIAQDLNINYQTLVGHWKRNCLKKLQQMLSPLRYELEG from the coding sequence ATGATTCAATCCGATGAGCATCTAGATTTCCTACTGAGCAGAGCATTGCAACATCCAGCGGCTAGTCTGGATCGGGCTAAAGCGATGCACCGATTATTGCTCAAACTGCAATCCTTGCCTGGAATCTTGCGATCTTCCCATCCAGACTACCCGTTTGCGCTCAATTCCACCTGGATTTGGTTACACAAAAATATTGAAACGTTTGACATTCGTAGTTCCTGGATGCAGAACGCGAATCTAGAAACTGCTCTAGTCAATTGGATTAATAGCTATCTGCGATATCGCATTAGAGACTTAGAAACTGTAAAGAAGCTTGATCACATCAGCATTGATCGGATCAGTGCAAGTCCAGATCAAAGACATCTCGCGAGTCAGTTAGTCTCACCGACACTAGAGGGACTAGAAGCGACGATCGCACAAGAACACCAGCAAAACCAATTGAAAGCTTATGTAAAAATGACAGAACTGCTTAAATCAGATCCACAAGGTGTTCTGAAAAGCTGTCATCCTAAAGCGAATCCCAATTGTACCTGCTACGAAATTTGTCAGCGCTACCTGCTCAAACCTCAGCCTGATACCTATGCTCAAATCGCGCAAGATCTCAATATCAATTACCAAACGCTAGTCGGACACTGGAAACGTAATTGTCTCAAAAAACTTCAACAGATGCTGTCTCCTCTCCGATATGAACTAGAGGGATAG
- a CDS encoding hypothetical protein (hypothetical protein MicvaDRAFT_0690;~similar to AA sequence:cyanobase_aa:LBDG_36070), translated as MTLTGVIQRKGFGTGAWAIDADNGKSYELHNPPKELQEAGLKVKVEGEIRDDVMSFAMIGQILEVKEFEIL; from the coding sequence ATGACTCTCACAGGTGTAATTCAGCGCAAAGGATTTGGAACCGGAGCTTGGGCGATCGATGCCGACAATGGCAAGTCTTACGAGTTGCACAATCCTCCCAAAGAACTTCAAGAGGCAGGTCTCAAAGTCAAAGTTGAAGGCGAAATCCGCGATGATGTTATGAGCTTTGCCATGATTGGGCAAATTCTCGAAGTGAAGGAGTTTGAGATCCTGTGA
- a CDS encoding hypothetical protein (hypothetical protein L8106_08256;~similar to AA sequence:cyanobase_aa:LBDG_29500), whose protein sequence is MKALKAILPSRDQKGLRRALILAAIFFCLVLAISLNRYFSFYTSYDQGLFNQLFWNNLHGRWFQSSLTSANSVASLEDGKTPIVNFIHLGQHFVINFLLWLPLYAIFPHPITLIVLQVGLMTAGGLMLYALARQRLSPQLSVWITGSYYSAIPVIGSTVANFYEHCQIPLFTFGTLLALEKKNWVWFWVGAALVMGIRQEIGIILFGIGVYLIVSRRHPWIGVALCLVSFSYVAFVTNVIQPRFSEDVSRLYLANRFRQFVDTDEPTTLQVLWGMITNPIRLAEYLFLPIDRRINYLAGHWVALAFVPVVSGAAWIMAGFPLVTIFAQSGRTALTIWLRYAVTVVPGMFYGAILWWEQHPQYFTPKFRRWWKVCIVLSLLFMFSGNPNRAFSFIIPDSVRPLVYVPLPRQWERAVHINNVIRNVPKDVSVSTTTHLIPQLSSRRIIVRLPVLEIYNEQKQIVQIDYAIADLWNLKEYSRAFKDSKSELFRTLPMLEKLVNENQYGVQQVEDGVVMMVRGQPSNPAMLAEWQKLLVQMKSA, encoded by the coding sequence ATGAAAGCGTTGAAAGCGATACTACCGAGTCGAGATCAAAAAGGATTAAGACGAGCATTGATCTTAGCGGCGATCTTTTTTTGTCTCGTATTAGCTATTTCGCTCAATCGCTATTTCTCTTTTTATACTTCTTACGATCAAGGACTGTTTAATCAACTGTTCTGGAATAATCTACACGGGCGTTGGTTTCAGAGTTCTTTAACCTCTGCAAATTCGGTTGCTTCACTGGAAGATGGAAAAACACCGATCGTCAATTTCATCCATCTGGGTCAGCATTTCGTTATCAATTTTCTTTTATGGTTGCCGCTCTATGCGATTTTTCCCCACCCGATCACTTTAATCGTATTACAAGTTGGATTGATGACTGCTGGCGGATTGATGCTCTATGCTCTAGCACGACAGCGATTATCTCCACAATTATCGGTTTGGATTACAGGTAGCTATTACAGTGCAATTCCGGTGATTGGTTCAACGGTTGCAAATTTCTATGAGCATTGTCAAATTCCGCTGTTTACGTTTGGAACATTGTTAGCGTTAGAGAAGAAAAACTGGGTTTGGTTTTGGGTTGGTGCGGCTTTGGTGATGGGGATTCGACAAGAAATCGGCATCATTCTTTTCGGGATTGGAGTCTACTTGATCGTGAGTCGGAGACATCCTTGGATCGGAGTTGCACTTTGCTTGGTTAGTTTTAGCTATGTAGCATTCGTTACGAATGTGATTCAGCCTCGGTTTTCCGAAGATGTGTCGCGATTGTATTTAGCAAATCGATTTCGGCAGTTTGTGGATACGGATGAGCCAACTACATTACAAGTTTTGTGGGGAATGATTACGAATCCGATTCGGTTGGCAGAATATCTCTTTTTACCGATCGATAGACGTATCAATTATCTAGCAGGTCATTGGGTCGCGTTGGCGTTTGTTCCTGTTGTGTCGGGAGCGGCTTGGATTATGGCTGGATTTCCGCTGGTAACGATCTTTGCTCAATCGGGACGAACTGCTTTAACGATTTGGCTACGATATGCGGTCACAGTAGTTCCAGGAATGTTCTATGGGGCGATCCTCTGGTGGGAACAACACCCGCAGTACTTCACACCGAAATTTCGACGCTGGTGGAAAGTGTGCATTGTCCTGTCTTTGCTTTTTATGTTCAGTGGCAATCCAAATCGCGCATTTTCATTCATCATTCCCGATTCGGTTCGCCCTTTAGTGTATGTTCCATTGCCGCGCCAGTGGGAACGTGCAGTACATATCAATAACGTGATTCGCAATGTTCCGAAAGATGTGAGTGTGAGTACTACAACGCATTTGATTCCGCAGCTTTCATCGCGCCGGATCATTGTTCGGTTACCTGTGTTGGAGATTTACAACGAACAGAAACAGATTGTTCAAATTGATTATGCGATCGCGGATCTCTGGAATCTCAAAGAGTACAGCCGAGCCTTCAAAGATAGTAAGTCTGAACTTTTCCGAACTTTGCCTATGCTAGAAAAATTAGTCAACGAAAATCAGTATGGAGTGCAACAGGTTGAAGATGGAGTCGTAATGATGGTGCGCGGTCAGCCTTCAAATCCAGCAATGTTGGCAGAATGGCAAAAATTACTCGTGCAGATGAAATCGGCTTAA
- a CDS encoding transcription-repair coupling factor (similar to AA sequence:cyanobase_aa:LBDG_39960): protein MAFSSITRALGRSPLTTELLSKLKQHSTLNLSGLSRLAKGIVASTLAQTSDRSLLIITATLEEAGRWSAQMDAMGWNTVHFYPTSESSPYEPFDPEAEMTWGQLQTLADLVKGSEKMAIVATERALQPHLPPPEAFSPYFLTLEKGKEVNLGQLGDQLAKLGYERSNLVETEGQWSRRGDIIDVFPVAAELPVRLELFGDELDQIREFDPGTQRSLDRVTQVTLTPTSFSPIIQSALDETVLDYLSAEDQERFAEGVSIEGIRRYLGLAFDRPASLLDYLPSDTIVAIDEPEMTHAHSDRWIEHVEEQWQEVKPSLPKIHRNLEASLLEVEKFDRINLNELAEEKNGLNLACRPVPAIPHQFARLAETLRGERDRNFAIWLVSAQPSRSVALLQEHDCPAQFVPNQRDFLAIDKLQVQHIPVAVKYSGLAELEGFILPTFRLVVVTDKEFFGQQTLATPTYVRKRRRAASKQVDPNKLQPGDYVVHKSHGIGQFIKLESLTINNETREYLVLKYADGLLRVAADQLGALSRFRGVGDAKPELNKMSSKAWEKTKTKVRKAVKKVAVDLLQLYAQRAQQQGYPYPSDMPWQQEMEDSFPYQPTPDQLKAVQDVKLDMQSDRPMDRLVCGDVGFGKTEVAIRAIFKAVTAGKQVALLAPTTILTQQHYHTIKERFAPYPIQVGLLNRFRTPEERKDIQRRMITGELDIVVGTHQLLGKGVAFKDLGLLVVDEEQRFGVNQKEKIKSLKTQVDVLTLSATPIPRTLYMALSGVREMSLITTPPPSRRPIKTHLSPYDGEMVRSAIRQELDRGGQVFYVVPRVEGIEEISARIREMIPGVRIAIAHGQMPESELESVMLTFGAGEADVLLCTTIIESGLDIPRVNTILIEDAQKFGLSQLYQLRGRVGRAGIQAHAWLFYPKQYQLSDAARQRLRALQEFTQLGSGYQLAVRDMEIRGVGNLLGAEQSGQMDAIGFDLYMEMLQEAIQEIRGQEIPQVDDTQIDLSLTAFIPADYIPDLDQKMSAYRSVAAAQSKSELVQVAADWNDWYGQIPIAAQQLLRVMELKQIAKKLGFSRIKPEGKQHVILETPMEEPAWNLLKENLPEHLRSRFVFTSGKVTVRGLGSLSADQQLTNLIDWLSRMQGALPEPTLV, encoded by the coding sequence ATGGCTTTTTCTTCGATTACTCGCGCTCTCGGTCGATCGCCGCTGACGACTGAACTCCTCAGCAAACTTAAGCAACATTCGACACTGAATCTATCTGGCTTGTCGCGCTTGGCGAAAGGGATTGTCGCTTCGACTTTGGCGCAAACGAGCGATCGCTCTCTTCTGATCATTACCGCAACGCTAGAAGAGGCGGGACGCTGGAGCGCTCAAATGGACGCGATGGGCTGGAATACGGTGCATTTCTATCCGACTTCGGAATCGTCGCCGTATGAGCCGTTTGATCCCGAAGCGGAAATGACTTGGGGACAGTTGCAAACTTTAGCGGATTTGGTTAAGGGATCGGAGAAAATGGCGATCGTGGCAACCGAACGCGCTCTCCAGCCCCATTTACCGCCACCCGAAGCATTTTCGCCTTACTTTTTAACCTTAGAGAAGGGGAAAGAGGTCAATCTTGGACAGTTGGGCGATCAGTTAGCGAAATTAGGATATGAACGATCGAACTTGGTTGAAACCGAAGGGCAATGGAGCCGACGAGGGGACATTATCGATGTGTTTCCGGTTGCGGCAGAGTTACCTGTTCGATTGGAATTATTTGGGGATGAGTTGGATCAGATTCGTGAGTTTGATCCGGGGACACAGCGATCGCTCGATCGAGTCACACAAGTTACTTTAACGCCAACAAGCTTTAGTCCAATTATTCAATCTGCATTAGATGAGACGGTTCTTGACTATCTATCAGCGGAAGATCAAGAACGATTTGCAGAAGGTGTATCTATTGAAGGAATTCGCCGCTATCTAGGATTAGCATTCGATCGACCTGCTTCTTTATTGGACTATCTACCGAGTGATACGATCGTTGCGATCGATGAGCCTGAAATGACTCATGCACATAGCGATCGTTGGATCGAACACGTCGAAGAACAATGGCAAGAAGTTAAACCAAGCTTGCCCAAGATTCATCGTAATTTAGAAGCTTCATTGCTTGAAGTTGAAAAGTTCGATCGCATTAATCTCAATGAATTAGCCGAAGAGAAAAACGGGCTGAATCTTGCTTGTCGTCCGGTTCCAGCCATTCCACATCAGTTTGCAAGATTAGCGGAAACATTGAGGGGAGAGCGCGATCGTAACTTTGCAATTTGGCTTGTATCGGCGCAACCTTCCCGATCGGTTGCATTGTTACAGGAGCATGATTGTCCAGCGCAGTTTGTACCGAATCAGCGGGACTTTTTAGCGATCGACAAATTGCAAGTTCAGCACATTCCCGTTGCAGTGAAATACTCTGGTTTAGCAGAACTCGAAGGCTTTATCCTACCGACCTTTCGTTTAGTTGTTGTTACTGATAAAGAGTTCTTCGGACAGCAAACTTTAGCTACTCCGACTTATGTTCGCAAGCGTCGAAGAGCAGCTTCTAAGCAAGTTGATCCGAACAAGCTACAGCCTGGAGACTATGTTGTTCATAAGAGTCATGGAATCGGGCAATTTATCAAGCTCGAAAGCTTAACGATTAATAATGAAACTCGCGAGTACTTAGTTCTAAAGTATGCGGATGGACTATTGCGAGTTGCAGCCGATCAGTTGGGTGCATTGTCTCGCTTTCGAGGTGTGGGAGATGCGAAACCTGAACTGAATAAGATGTCGAGTAAAGCTTGGGAGAAAACCAAGACTAAGGTTCGCAAAGCCGTTAAAAAGGTTGCCGTTGATCTACTCCAACTCTATGCACAACGGGCACAGCAACAAGGCTATCCTTATCCGTCTGATATGCCTTGGCAGCAAGAAATGGAAGATTCTTTCCCGTATCAGCCCACACCGGATCAATTAAAAGCGGTGCAAGATGTGAAGCTCGATATGCAAAGCGATCGACCTATGGATCGCCTCGTCTGCGGTGATGTTGGTTTTGGTAAAACCGAAGTTGCGATTCGAGCGATTTTCAAAGCGGTGACTGCTGGAAAACAAGTTGCATTACTCGCACCGACTACAATTCTGACTCAACAGCACTATCACACGATCAAAGAACGCTTTGCACCATATCCGATTCAGGTTGGATTGCTCAATCGTTTCCGTACTCCTGAAGAGCGCAAAGACATTCAGCGCAGAATGATCACTGGAGAGTTAGATATTGTTGTTGGAACACATCAACTTTTAGGAAAAGGCGTTGCATTCAAGGATCTAGGTTTGCTCGTTGTAGATGAAGAACAACGATTTGGAGTGAATCAGAAAGAGAAGATCAAATCGCTGAAGACTCAAGTTGATGTTCTTACACTGAGCGCAACTCCGATTCCGAGAACTTTGTATATGGCGCTTTCGGGAGTGCGGGAGATGAGTTTGATTACGACTCCGCCGCCTTCTCGTCGTCCAATTAAGACCCATTTATCGCCTTATGATGGGGAAATGGTGCGATCGGCAATCCGACAAGAACTCGATCGAGGTGGACAAGTCTTTTATGTAGTTCCGCGAGTTGAAGGGATTGAAGAGATTTCCGCTCGAATTCGAGAAATGATACCCGGAGTAAGAATTGCGATCGCACATGGTCAAATGCCCGAATCCGAACTTGAATCGGTGATGCTGACATTCGGTGCAGGTGAAGCTGATGTGCTGCTTTGTACCACGATTATCGAGTCAGGATTAGACATTCCGAGAGTGAATACCATTCTGATCGAAGATGCTCAGAAGTTTGGACTATCCCAGCTTTATCAGCTACGCGGTCGAGTTGGACGAGCAGGAATTCAAGCTCATGCTTGGTTGTTCTATCCGAAGCAGTATCAACTATCGGATGCAGCGAGACAACGATTACGCGCATTGCAAGAATTTACACAGCTTGGGTCGGGCTATCAGTTAGCAGTTCGAGACATGGAAATTCGTGGAGTTGGAAACTTGCTCGGTGCAGAACAATCCGGACAAATGGATGCGATCGGCTTTGATCTCTACATGGAAATGCTGCAAGAAGCCATCCAAGAAATTCGAGGTCAAGAAATTCCACAAGTCGATGACACCCAGATCGATCTCAGTCTCACGGCATTTATTCCAGCCGATTACATTCCTGACTTGGATCAAAAGATGAGTGCTTATCGTTCAGTTGCGGCAGCACAATCAAAATCGGAACTGGTGCAAGTGGCAGCCGATTGGAATGATTGGTATGGACAAATCCCGATCGCGGCTCAACAGTTACTCCGCGTCATGGAATTGAAGCAGATTGCTAAGAAGCTTGGATTTTCTCGGATTAAGCCAGAAGGGAAGCAGCACGTGATTTTAGAAACGCCAATGGAAGAACCTGCTTGGAATCTATTGAAAGAGAATCTACCGGAGCATCTACGATCGCGCTTCGTGTTCACTTCTGGAAAAGTGACGGTTCGCGGCTTAGGTTCGCTCAGTGCCGATCAACAATTAACCAACTTAATCGACTGGCTAAGCAGAATGCAAGGAGCTTTACCTGAACCTACATTAGTTTAA
- a CDS encoding subtilisin-like serine protease (similar to AA sequence:cyanobase_aa:LBDG_36060), producing the protein MRKLLIIALVLVGLSWAIVQFPGLAAQGTYDRIILDFRDDLAPAEIQTQLDAIAQKYNVQPKLNSQFSQAEHLYIIPGDQALLKALKQSDVKRYTEAIEPDFIYRIPEGETFKPVDSTSDPKLSSQAPNDPMYSKQWNLHNINIESSWVETKGRGITVAVIDTGVSKVPDLEQTNFVAGYDFVNDRDDAADDNGHGTHVAGTIAQSTNNNFGVAGIAYEANIMPLKVLSSFGGGTVADIAEAIRFAADNKADVINLSLGGGGESSVMKDAIDYAYSKGVVVVAAAGNSDQNAADYPARYPHAIAVAALNASGEKAFYSNYGAGVDISAPGGSTLEGEAGGILQNTLDPQTGESVFAAFQGTSMAAPHVAGVAALIKAAGVVEPDRVLAVLTQSARKVETDELNHFGAGKLDASAAVKLALHGKITFNDFFRWLRDNGYLNPVFWIDGGVIALLPKLGMVIGSYLLAWFLKVYFPFNWSWAMSSGLVMGSSGLFFLKGLYRFDMPQFPFRILGSSLPELGSAIQASGALNPISASVVIPFILLALLLGNSQGRSFAIGTTIGVTAFLGMSAIVDPQLMWLGGGLLGRTYLIIQAILCFGLARLALQAGERTV; encoded by the coding sequence ATGAGAAAACTCCTGATCATCGCCCTCGTTCTTGTGGGATTGAGTTGGGCGATCGTACAATTTCCCGGTTTAGCGGCTCAAGGAACTTACGATCGCATTATTCTCGATTTCCGTGACGATCTCGCACCCGCTGAAATTCAAACTCAACTGGATGCGATCGCACAAAAATATAATGTTCAACCGAAGTTAAATAGCCAATTTTCACAGGCTGAACATCTCTACATTATTCCTGGTGATCAGGCGCTTCTAAAGGCTCTGAAGCAATCGGATGTGAAGCGATACACCGAAGCGATCGAGCCAGATTTTATCTATCGCATTCCTGAAGGTGAAACATTCAAACCTGTCGATTCCACTTCAGATCCAAAGCTATCCTCTCAAGCTCCCAATGATCCGATGTACAGCAAACAATGGAATTTGCATAACATCAACATCGAATCCAGTTGGGTAGAAACGAAGGGACGAGGAATAACGGTTGCGGTGATTGATACCGGAGTCTCGAAAGTTCCTGACTTGGAGCAAACCAATTTCGTTGCGGGATACGATTTCGTCAACGATCGAGACGATGCCGCAGATGATAATGGACATGGAACTCACGTCGCAGGTACGATCGCACAATCGACAAATAACAATTTCGGTGTTGCTGGAATTGCTTACGAAGCCAACATTATGCCGCTGAAAGTTCTCAGTTCTTTCGGAGGTGGAACAGTCGCGGATATTGCCGAAGCGATTCGATTTGCAGCCGATAACAAAGCCGATGTGATTAACCTCAGTTTGGGCGGTGGCGGCGAAAGTTCTGTGATGAAAGACGCGATCGATTACGCCTACAGTAAAGGAGTCGTCGTCGTCGCAGCAGCAGGAAATTCGGATCAGAATGCCGCCGATTATCCCGCTCGATATCCTCATGCGATCGCGGTTGCGGCGTTAAATGCTTCTGGTGAAAAGGCTTTCTATTCCAACTATGGCGCAGGGGTCGATATTTCTGCTCCGGGTGGTTCCACTCTCGAAGGCGAAGCAGGTGGAATTCTGCAAAACACACTCGATCCGCAAACAGGTGAATCTGTCTTTGCAGCGTTTCAAGGAACCAGTATGGCGGCTCCTCACGTTGCAGGGGTCGCAGCATTAATTAAAGCCGCAGGTGTAGTCGAACCCGATCGCGTCTTAGCAGTGCTGACCCAATCGGCGCGGAAAGTTGAAACGGATGAATTGAACCATTTTGGAGCCGGAAAACTTGATGCGTCTGCGGCAGTGAAATTAGCACTCCACGGCAAAATTACGTTTAACGACTTCTTCCGCTGGTTGCGTGATAATGGCTATCTCAATCCGGTGTTCTGGATCGATGGGGGTGTGATTGCACTGTTACCGAAGCTGGGAATGGTGATCGGCTCCTACCTGTTGGCTTGGTTCTTGAAAGTCTACTTCCCGTTCAACTGGAGTTGGGCAATGTCATCCGGTTTAGTGATGGGAAGCTCTGGACTGTTCTTTCTCAAAGGACTGTACCGATTTGATATGCCACAATTCCCGTTCCGCATTTTGGGAAGCTCCTTACCCGAACTCGGTAGCGCAATCCAAGCGAGTGGCGCACTCAATCCGATCTCTGCCAGCGTGGTGATTCCGTTTATTCTGCTTGCGTTATTGTTAGGAAATTCTCAAGGACGATCGTTCGCGATCGGAACTACGATCGGAGTCACTGCCTTTCTGGGAATGAGCGCGATCGTTGATCCTCAACTGATGTGGCTCGGTGGCGGTTTGCTCGGACGCACCTATCTGATTATTCAAGCTATCCTCTGTTTTGGACTCGCACGATTGGCTCTACAAGCAGGAGAACGAACCGTATGA